The Candidatus Dormiibacterota bacterium sequence GGCTGCGGCTGCGACTCGCCGAGTGATGGTGGACCAGCTCCGCGAGCGGGGAGTAGACGTTGCGGTAGCCGCGGTCGCGCAGCCGCAGGCAGAAGTCGATGTCGTTGTACATCACCCGCAGCCGCTCGTCGAAACCGCCCACCTCCTCCCAGAGCGATCGCTTGACCATCAGGCAGGCGCCGGTGACCGCGCTGACGGTGCGGGTGCAGCGTCCCATGCCGAAGTAGTGGGAGATGTCGAGGTGGTCGGCGGGCTGGTTCTCGCCACCCACC is a genomic window containing:
- a CDS encoding glycosyltransferase family 2 protein gives rise to the protein VGGENQPADHLDISHYFGMGRCTRTVSAVTGACLMVKRSLWEEVGGFDERLRVMYNDIDFCLRLRDRGYRNVYSPLAELVHHHSASRSRSLVLPEDTGLFIQRWDPLRPGGADPYISPHIDSFKELSYR